From one Silene latifolia isolate original U9 population unplaced genomic scaffold, ASM4854445v1 scaffold_70, whole genome shotgun sequence genomic stretch:
- the LOC141640009 gene encoding uncharacterized protein LOC141640009 yields MEFGGSWEDMLDLIEFSYNSYYTSIGMAPFKALYERICKSPISWDDSTEAVVLGPQMWSRLRKYVSDPSHVLEIENIELDESLSYLKVPKEILDRMVRKTRSGETVLLKVIWSNHNVEEVTWEAEEAMKECYPSLFDQEVELLEAYSITCARN; encoded by the exons atggagtttggtggtagctgggaagacATGTTGGATCTGatagagttctcttacaacagctactatacgagtattgggatggctccgttCAAGGCTTTGTATGAGAGGATATGCAAGAGTCCAATTTCCTGGGATGATAGcactgaggcagtggttttaggtccACAGATG TGGTCTCGACTACgaaaatatgtgagtgatccttctcATGTGCTAGAGATTGAGAAcattgagttggatgaatccttgtcttaccttAAAGTGCCAAAAGAGATCCTAGATCGCATGGTTCGCAAGACCAGAtctggggaaacagtgttgctaaAAGTGATATGGTCTAATCACAACGTTGAGGAAGtaacttgggaggcggaggaagcTATGAAGGAATGctacccgtctctttttgatcag gaagTTGAGCTTTTAGAAGCTTATTCCATCACTTGTGCAAGaaactag